In the genome of bacterium, the window AAAAAGCTACCTTTGCTGATGGACTGGCTACGGGAATATTTGTTTTGGGCCCCAAAGAAGGCATGGCTTTAATTGAGAATTTAGAAGGGGTAGAAGGAGTTATTGTTAATAAGGAAGGAGATGTCTCCGTTTCTTCGGGATTGATTTCCAAGATTGAGTATGTTAACTAGAAATGATAGGATTCTAATGTTTACCCTGGTTGCCATTGCCTCTTTCTCTTTTGTGAGGCTTTTTTTTATTTCCAATGAGGGAAAGGAAGCTTTAATTAAAGTTGGTAACGGTCCCGTTCAAAGGGTCTCCTTAAAAACAGATAGAAGGATTAATCTTGAGGGTGAAAAAGGAAGGGTGGTTATAGAGATTAAAGAAGGAAGAATGAGAGCGGTAGAATCATCCTGTTTTCAAAAAATATGCGTAAATACAGGATGGATAAATAAACCAGGCCAGAATATTATCTGTTTACCAAATAAAGTGTTGGTCACTATAGAAGGGAAGGAAAGTCCTAAAATCGATGCAATGAGTTATTAAGAGGAGTAGCGGAGCGATAGCTCCGCATTTATGTAGGTAGTGTAGGGGCTTGTCCCCGTAAAGATTACGCCCATAAAGGGCTACACTACCTTGTCGAATATATTGAACCCGCTACTCCATTTCTTTGATGTTGGAGGCAGTTTTGATGGATGGGAAGAAGAGAATAGCATATATTTCAGTTTTGATTGCTGTTGCTTCCACGCTACAGATAGTGGAGAGTCTCTTTCCCCATCCGCTTCCCTGGCTCCGGCTGGGGCTGGCAAATATGATTACTTTGACCAGTCTGGTTATCTTCGGATATGCCGTAGCAGTTCAGGTGGCTGTGTTGAGGACGATTTTGAGTTCTTTCCTTCTAGGAACATTTTTTACCCCGGGTTTCTTCTTGAGTTTTTCTGGTGCGCTGGTGAGTGCTCTGGTAATGGGTGGGGTTTATAGTCTGGGGAGGATAGGAAAGTCCAATCCTTCTCCACAGTATCTTTTTGGTTTTAGCATTATAGGAGTGTCCATTCTGGGAGCAGTGAGTCATAATGTTACGCAACTTTTCCTTGCTTATCTTTTCCTGATAAGGCATAAGGGGGTATTTTTAACACTCCCATTTTTGATAGTGGCAGCGGTGGTTACTGGTTTTATAACCGGTTACGGGGCAAATTACTTGAGCAGGGAAATGAGGAAGATAACGATAAAGGCTGATAAACCCCGTTAAACTGTTCACCATCTCAGAATTAAGTATTGTGTCCCCGGAATTGGTGGAAGATGAAGAGATTGATTTTAGCTTCCAGTTCTTCTCGCAGGCAACAGATTCTCTCTCAGTTGGGCTTAAAATTTCAAGTGATGCCATCTCGCTTTTGCGAGGAACACCCGGTCTCTTGTAGAGGGAAATTGGTGCCCTGGAAAATAGTCGAGAAATTGGCGTTACGAAAAGCAAAAGAAGTTTCTGGGAGGCTTTCTGAGGGACTGGTTATTGGTGCGGACACGATAGTTGCTCTACCCACTATTGATAGAGGGAGATTGAAATTCGAGATTATTGGCAAACCCCAAACAGTCGAGGAAGCAAAAGAGATTTTGAGACGATTGGGTGGCACAACTCATGAAGTTTATACAGGAGTTGCAGTTGTTGATGCTAAAACGGGTAAAAAGGTTGTGGGGTATGAAGTTTCCAGGGTGAGGATGAAAAAGCTCACAAGTGGAGAGCTCTCCAGGGTAAGCCGGATGCATTTGGATAAAGCAGGAGCTTATGGGGTTAAACAGAAGAACGATGCCTTTGTGAAGTTGCTGGAAGGGTCTGTGGATAATGTGGTGGGTATGCCCGGGAAATTATTGAAGGGGTTGCTTGAAAAATTTAGCGTGAAGGTTTAGGAGCCTCCTTCAATTTTATCTAAGTTGTTAATTATCTTTGCTTTTTGATATAAGCTTAACAGCCATTGCCTGTAGAAGAGGATTTTCTTTTCTTGGAGAAAATCTTTCTTGAAATCTTCTTCTTTATCTTTTAGTTTTCTTCGCTCGTGTTCGTCTTTTACTTCTTGGTCGGTGACTTTAACACTGGAAATAATAAAATCTCTCATTTTTTGATTGGCAATTACTCGTTTAATCCGGGTTTCATATACAGCCGGTTCGGTGCGAAAATAGTTTTGGAGAATGTAAAAATATAATCGAG includes:
- a CDS encoding NusG domain II-containing protein; this translates as MLTRNDRILMFTLVAIASFSFVRLFFISNEGKEALIKVGNGPVQRVSLKTDRRINLEGEKGRVVIEIKEGRMRAVESSCFQKICVNTGWINKPGQNIICLPNKVLVTIEGKESPKIDAMSY
- a CDS encoding Gx transporter family protein is translated as MDGKKRIAYISVLIAVASTLQIVESLFPHPLPWLRLGLANMITLTSLVIFGYAVAVQVAVLRTILSSFLLGTFFTPGFFLSFSGALVSALVMGGVYSLGRIGKSNPSPQYLFGFSIIGVSILGAVSHNVTQLFLAYLFLIRHKGVFLTLPFLIVAAVVTGFITGYGANYLSREMRKITIKADKPR
- a CDS encoding Maf family protein; translated protein: MKRLILASSSSRRQQILSQLGLKFQVMPSRFCEEHPVSCRGKLVPWKIVEKLALRKAKEVSGRLSEGLVIGADTIVALPTIDRGRLKFEIIGKPQTVEEAKEILRRLGGTTHEVYTGVAVVDAKTGKKVVGYEVSRVRMKKLTSGELSRVSRMHLDKAGAYGVKQKNDAFVKLLEGSVDNVVGMPGKLLKGLLEKFSVKV